Sequence from the Actinocatenispora sera genome:
CGGCCTGCGGACTGGCGGTGATGAGCCGCCTGAGTTCGGGTAGCAGCTACTTTTCGGTCGTCTTGCCCGCCGAGGTGCTGGTGGGCGTAGGGCTAGGAGCGATCTTCCCGCCTGCGTTCCGGCTCGCGGTGCACGGCATTGCTCCGCGCGATGCCGGCGTCGCGTCGGCGCTGGCGAACATCGCTACTCAGGTTGGCAGCTCAATCGGCGTCGCAGTGCTGAATACGATCGCCGTCACCGCCACCGCTGCGTACGCGGCAGCGCACGCATCCGCCGCCCGCCCCTCCACCGCAGCGCTCATCCACGGCTACGCAACCGCCGCCGCCAGTGCGGCGGTGCTACTCGCCGCCGCTGCCGTACTGGTGTTCATTGAGCCCTTTTCATCGTGGTGGGGATGTGTTGGGCCGCTGGGGATCGAGACGGGTTCGTGACCGAGAGGGGCGTGTCGCGGTCGGGGATGTAGCGAAGCCCTTGCTATGACGGCGATCGACCAAGATCTGCTGTCGTCAGCAAGGGCTTCTTCATGTTGTTTTACCGTGCCGCGCTGCCGTTGTCATCTCAGACCCTGACCTTCGTGTCTGGACTCATCCGCCGCCATCGTCGGCAACTCGGCTCGCGGTGGCGGGCGCTGGATGCGGGGCAACAGGCGCTGCTGGTGCTGGTGTATCTGCGCAAAGGTGAACCGTTCACGCAGGTCGGGGCGGGTTTCGAGGTGTCCACAGCCACCTGCTGGCGCTACGTCAACGAGACGGTGGAGCTGCTGGCCGACCGGGCACCGAAGCTGCAGGCGGCGCTGAAGACCGCGAGGCGGGCCGGCATGGCCTACGTGATCATCGACGGAACCCTGGTCCCGATCGATCGGGTGGCCGCCGACCGGCCGTTCTACTCCGGCAAGCACCGGATGCACGGGATGAACCTGCAGGTGATCTCGGCACCCGACGGGGCCATCCTGTGGGTGTCGGGTGCGTTGCCCGGCAGCGTGCACGACACCGCCGCCGCCCGCATCTGGAACATTCTCGCCGCGCTACGCCAGGCCGGGCTGATCGCCCTGGGCGACAAGGGCTATCACGGGATCGGCGA
This genomic interval carries:
- a CDS encoding IS5/IS1182 family transposase, whose translation is MLFYRAALPLSSQTLTFVSGLIRRHRRQLGSRWRALDAGQQALLVLVYLRKGEPFTQVGAGFEVSTATCWRYVNETVELLADRAPKLQAALKTARRAGMAYVIIDGTLVPIDRVAADRPFYSGKHRMHGMNLQVISAPDGAILWVSGALPGSVHDTAAARIWNILAALRQAGLIALGDKGYHGIGEPVITPYKGKGKPESQKAANRAHARLRGPGERANAQLKTWRILRKLRSSPHRAGRLAKAIHVLQDHELAAG